A window of Streptomyces sp. SAI-127 contains these coding sequences:
- a CDS encoding XRE family transcriptional regulator, producing MSDSLPPRLPLDWIAASLRRERTRAGISLSELAKRAGIAKSTLSQLEAASGNPSVETLWALGVALGVPFSALVEPPAPSVRVIRAGQGPTVASEKAEFAATLLSASPPGARRDIYHLRAEPGAVRESEPHIPGSVEHLIVGTGRVKAGPVGEQVELEPGDYMTYRGDVAHSYEALSPGTTFVLVMQHM from the coding sequence ATGTCCGACAGCCTCCCACCCCGGCTCCCCCTGGACTGGATCGCCGCCTCCTTGCGCCGCGAACGCACCCGCGCCGGGATCTCCCTCTCCGAGCTGGCCAAGCGTGCCGGAATCGCGAAGTCCACGCTGTCCCAGCTGGAGGCGGCCAGCGGAAATCCGAGCGTGGAGACGCTGTGGGCGCTGGGGGTGGCGCTCGGGGTGCCGTTCAGTGCCCTGGTGGAGCCGCCGGCGCCGTCCGTGCGGGTGATCAGGGCGGGACAGGGGCCGACCGTGGCCTCGGAAAAGGCCGAGTTCGCGGCCACCCTGCTCTCCGCGAGCCCGCCCGGAGCGCGACGGGACATCTACCACCTGCGAGCCGAACCAGGCGCCGTACGGGAATCGGAGCCGCACATTCCGGGCTCGGTCGAGCATCTGATCGTGGGCACGGGGCGGGTGAAGGCCGGACCGGTGGGGGAGCAGGTCGAATTGGAGCCCGGCGACTACATGACGTATCGGGGAGATGTGGCCCATTCCTACGAGGCGCTCAGCCCCGGCACGACGTTCGTGCTGGTCATGCAGCACATGTAA
- a CDS encoding AzlC family ABC transporter permease, producing MRTAERTALIRDSALVWLASGVVGVSFGAIAVTGGLPVWVPVVMSLVVYAGSAQFSAVGVLLAGGGPVAAAVTGLLLNTRTAAFSLAVADILGPGRVARLLGAHLVTDETVAFALAQPDPARRRAAFWVSGLGLFAVWNTGVLAGALAGDALGDTGTYGLDAAFPAVLVALVLPALRESEAIRRSALLGAGLALAVTPAVPAGVPVLVALAGLVLHGGRRAA from the coding sequence ATGCGTACGGCAGAGCGAACAGCCTTGATCCGTGACAGTGCGCTCGTCTGGCTCGCGAGCGGAGTCGTGGGCGTCTCCTTCGGCGCGATCGCCGTCACCGGTGGCCTGCCGGTGTGGGTGCCGGTGGTGATGTCCCTGGTGGTGTACGCGGGATCCGCCCAGTTCAGCGCGGTCGGGGTGCTGCTGGCCGGGGGCGGTCCGGTCGCCGCGGCGGTCACCGGCCTGCTGCTCAACACCCGTACGGCCGCCTTCAGTCTCGCGGTCGCGGACATCCTCGGCCCGGGGCGGGTCGCCCGCCTCCTCGGCGCGCACCTGGTCACCGACGAGACGGTGGCCTTCGCCCTCGCCCAGCCCGATCCGGCGCGGCGCAGGGCCGCCTTCTGGGTCTCCGGGCTCGGCCTGTTCGCCGTGTGGAACACCGGCGTCCTGGCCGGGGCCCTGGCCGGGGACGCCCTGGGCGACACCGGCACCTACGGGCTGGACGCGGCCTTCCCTGCCGTCCTCGTCGCCCTGGTGCTGCCCGCCCTGCGCGAGTCCGAGGCGATACGACGGTCCGCGCTGCTCGGCGCCGGGCTGGCCCTGGCGGTGACACCGGCTGTCCCGGCGGGGGTGCCGGTGCTGGTGGCGCTCGCGGGGCTGGTCCTCCACGGTGGCAGGAGGGCGGCGTGA
- a CDS encoding AzlD domain-containing protein, with the protein MSATVVMILALAVGTYAFRLVGPVLHGRVELPERVRELMSAGAVVLLVALLATGALTEGGGFAGWARPAGVLVGAVLAWRRAPFVVVVLGAAAATAVLRAAGVA; encoded by the coding sequence GTGAGCGCGACGGTCGTCATGATTCTGGCGCTGGCGGTCGGGACGTACGCCTTCCGGCTGGTCGGGCCGGTGCTGCACGGGCGGGTGGAACTGCCGGAGCGGGTGCGGGAGTTGATGAGCGCGGGTGCGGTCGTCCTGCTGGTGGCGCTGCTGGCGACGGGGGCGCTGACGGAGGGCGGCGGTTTCGCGGGGTGGGCGCGGCCGGCCGGGGTCCTGGTGGGGGCCGTGCTGGCGTGGCGGAGGGCGCCGTTCGTGGTGGTGGTGCTGGGGGCGGCGGCGGCAACTGCCGTACTGCGGGCGGCCGGAGTCGCCTGA
- a CDS encoding class I SAM-dependent methyltransferase — protein sequence MTDTDFVTATRTFYDTVAEDYAEQFRDGLAEAPLDRAVIAGFAELVGKDGTVADLGCGPGRVTGYLASLGLSVFGLDLSESMLAIARRENPGLRFEQGSMLELDLPDGALSGALSYYSSIHTPVEELPRLFAQFHRVLAPGGHLLVAFQAGDEDRHHDRPWGRPVALTFLRRQPEQIIGLLRAAGFALVSRTVREPAPEEVSQQAILIARRD from the coding sequence ATGACCGACACCGACTTCGTGACCGCCACCCGCACCTTCTACGACACCGTCGCCGAGGACTACGCCGAGCAGTTCCGGGACGGGCTCGCCGAGGCGCCCCTGGACCGGGCGGTGATCGCCGGGTTCGCTGAACTCGTGGGCAAGGACGGGACGGTGGCCGACCTGGGCTGCGGACCCGGGCGGGTCACGGGATACCTCGCCTCCCTCGGGCTGTCCGTCTTCGGGCTCGATCTCTCGGAGTCGATGCTTGCGATCGCCCGGCGGGAGAACCCTGGGCTGCGATTCGAGCAGGGCTCGATGCTGGAACTGGATCTTCCGGACGGGGCGCTCTCCGGTGCCCTGTCCTATTACTCGTCCATCCACACCCCTGTGGAGGAACTCCCCCGTCTGTTCGCCCAGTTCCACCGCGTGCTGGCGCCGGGCGGGCACCTCCTCGTCGCCTTCCAGGCCGGCGACGAGGACCGGCATCACGACCGGCCCTGGGGGCGCCCCGTCGCGCTGACCTTCCTGAGGCGGCAGCCGGAGCAGATCATCGGGTTGCTCCGGGCGGCCGGGTTCGCGCTCGTCTCGCGGACAGTGCGCGAACCCGCCCCCGAGGAGGTCTCGCAGCAGGCGATTCTGATCGCTCGCCGCGACTAG
- the kstD gene encoding 3-oxosteroid 1-dehydrogenase: MSVTRRHLLAAGAGAAVAAGVQQGASAADLPTIGTYDVVVIGSGAAGMTAALAAAKQGLSTVVLEKAPTFGGSAARSGAGIWIPNNPVILAAGVPDTPAKAAAYLAAVVGPDVPLSRQRAFLAHGPAMISFVTANSPLRFRWMEGYSDYYPELPGGLPNGRSIEPDQLDGKLLGAELARLNPPYLEVPAGLVVFSADYKWLALSAVSVKGAAVAAECLARGTKAAVLGQTPLTMGQSLAAGLRKGLQDAGVAVRLNTPLTELHVEKGTVAGAVTPGGLYRARRGVIVGSGGFEHNAAMRAQYQRQPIGTEWTVGAKENTGDGIRAGQRLGADVALMDDAWWGPVIPLPDEPYFCLAERTLPGGLIVNAAGRRYVNEAAPYGDVVHTMYERNPTDPDIPSWLVVDQNYRNRYLFKDVAPTFVLPDDWYGSGAAHKAWTFDALAASIGVPAAALRATVDRFNSLALKGDDTDFRRGDSAYDHYYTDPSVLPNSCLAPLWLPPYYAFRLVPGDLGTKGGLVTDARARVLRPDGSVVPGLYAAGNASAAVMGHSYAGAGSTIGPAMTFGYIAARDLAGVL, translated from the coding sequence ATGAGTGTGACCCGAAGACACCTGCTGGCCGCCGGTGCCGGGGCGGCCGTCGCCGCCGGGGTGCAACAGGGTGCGAGCGCCGCCGACTTGCCGACGATCGGGACGTACGACGTCGTCGTCATCGGCTCCGGCGCCGCCGGCATGACCGCCGCGCTCGCCGCCGCCAAGCAGGGCCTCAGCACCGTGGTTCTCGAGAAGGCGCCCACCTTCGGCGGATCCGCCGCCCGTTCGGGGGCCGGGATCTGGATCCCCAACAACCCCGTCATCCTCGCCGCGGGCGTCCCGGACACCCCGGCCAAGGCGGCCGCCTACCTCGCCGCCGTCGTCGGCCCGGACGTTCCCCTCAGCCGCCAACGGGCCTTCCTCGCGCACGGACCCGCCATGATCTCCTTCGTCACGGCCAACAGCCCGCTCCGCTTCCGCTGGATGGAGGGGTACAGCGACTACTACCCGGAGCTTCCGGGCGGTCTGCCGAACGGCCGCTCCATCGAGCCCGACCAGCTCGACGGCAAACTCCTCGGGGCCGAACTCGCCCGCCTGAACCCGCCGTACCTCGAAGTCCCCGCCGGACTGGTCGTGTTCAGCGCCGACTACAAGTGGCTCGCCCTGTCCGCCGTCAGCGTCAAGGGCGCCGCCGTCGCCGCCGAGTGCCTGGCGCGCGGCACGAAGGCGGCCGTACTCGGGCAGACGCCGCTCACCATGGGACAGTCGCTGGCGGCGGGGCTGCGAAAGGGACTCCAGGACGCCGGAGTCGCCGTCCGGCTCAACACCCCCCTCACCGAGCTCCACGTCGAGAAGGGCACCGTCGCCGGAGCGGTGACCCCAGGTGGCCTCTACCGTGCCCGCCGGGGCGTGATCGTCGGCTCCGGCGGCTTCGAGCACAACGCGGCGATGCGGGCGCAGTACCAGCGGCAGCCCATCGGTACCGAGTGGACCGTCGGCGCGAAGGAGAACACCGGGGACGGCATCCGGGCGGGACAGCGGCTCGGTGCCGACGTCGCGCTGATGGACGACGCCTGGTGGGGGCCGGTCATCCCGCTCCCCGACGAGCCGTACTTCTGCCTCGCCGAACGCACCCTCCCCGGCGGCCTCATCGTCAACGCGGCCGGTCGGCGGTACGTCAACGAGGCCGCCCCGTACGGCGACGTCGTCCACACCATGTACGAGCGCAACCCGACCGACCCCGACATCCCGTCCTGGCTGGTCGTCGACCAGAACTACCGCAACCGGTACCTCTTCAAGGACGTCGCCCCGACCTTCGTCCTCCCCGACGACTGGTACGGCTCCGGCGCCGCCCACAAGGCCTGGACGTTCGACGCCCTGGCCGCCTCCATCGGCGTCCCCGCCGCGGCCCTCCGCGCCACCGTGGACCGCTTCAACTCCCTTGCCCTGAAGGGCGACGACACGGACTTCAGACGCGGCGACAGCGCCTACGACCACTACTACACGGACCCGTCGGTCCTCCCGAACTCCTGCCTGGCCCCGCTCTGGCTGCCCCCGTACTACGCCTTCCGGCTCGTCCCGGGAGACCTGGGCACCAAGGGCGGCCTGGTGACCGACGCCCGCGCGCGCGTCCTGCGGCCCGACGGCTCCGTCGTCCCCGGCCTGTACGCCGCCGGGAACGCCAGCGCGGCCGTCATGGGCCACAGCTACGCGGGCGCGGGCTCGACGATCGGTCCCGCGATGACCTTCGGGTACATCGCGGCCCGGGATCTCGCGGGGGTGCTCTAG
- a CDS encoding DUF6817 domain-containing protein, translated as MSTTDEARALLRRLGADRTPHPGGTLLAHLERVRIQLALWEARPALQVAGLCHAFYGTDGFPTGLLPLDGRTELASVIGPEAEAIVHFYASCDRGATYPHLLEPRFRDRFTGRTYAPDPLLRRDFAELTAANELDLARRDPLFRERWGPELLALLTRFRPLLSQLAWRDTLSVLHAP; from the coding sequence GTGTCCACCACAGACGAAGCCAGAGCCCTCTTACGGCGGCTCGGTGCCGACCGCACGCCCCACCCCGGCGGCACCCTCCTCGCCCACCTCGAACGCGTCCGCATCCAACTCGCCCTCTGGGAGGCCCGCCCCGCCCTCCAGGTGGCCGGCCTCTGCCACGCCTTCTACGGCACCGACGGCTTCCCCACCGGCCTGCTCCCGCTCGACGGGCGTACCGAACTCGCCTCCGTGATCGGCCCGGAGGCGGAGGCGATCGTGCACTTCTACGCGAGCTGCGACCGCGGGGCGACCTACCCCCACCTCCTGGAACCCCGCTTCCGGGACCGGTTCACCGGGCGGACCTACGCCCCCGACCCCCTCCTGCGCAGGGACTTCGCCGAGCTCACCGCCGCCAACGAACTCGACCTCGCCCGCCGGGACCCACTCTTCCGCGAGCGCTGGGGCCCCGAACTCCTCGCCCTGCTGACCCGGTTCAGGCCGCTCCTGAGCCAACTCGCCTGGCGGGACACCCTTTCCGTCCTGCACGCCCCTTGA
- a CDS encoding LysR family transcriptional regulator: MTLDDLRVFVAVCRAGSLSAVARELDCTQSAVSQHVKRLERETGVSLLERQPRGVVPTQAGRVLEAAAAEGIAGLDLALRRLRELVDGESGSVRVATGATTVRHFMSDAVVSFRQQHPDVSLEFRTESSSRACFDALADSSLDLAWITLGAPVRGIEQRPVRELPWVLAVRADDPLARRPYVDAADLSGLRLIRLPPNSTSAAHLDAACAELGVRFAFDTSVADWDTALMLAELGLGRAVVPALPGLDVPGRGNVRLVPVPALRPLSVGWAVRRWDALSPSARAFADTVTDTCRNELPVSPASRPFPR, encoded by the coding sequence ATGACCCTCGACGACCTGCGTGTCTTCGTGGCCGTGTGCCGCGCCGGAAGCCTCAGTGCGGTGGCCCGTGAGCTGGACTGCACGCAGTCCGCGGTGAGCCAGCATGTGAAGCGGCTGGAGCGGGAGACGGGGGTCAGCCTGCTGGAGCGGCAGCCTCGAGGAGTCGTACCGACGCAGGCCGGTCGGGTGCTGGAGGCGGCCGCGGCGGAGGGCATCGCGGGTCTGGATCTCGCCCTGCGCCGCCTGCGCGAGCTGGTCGACGGGGAGAGCGGGTCGGTCCGGGTGGCGACGGGCGCGACGACCGTACGGCACTTCATGTCGGACGCGGTGGTGTCCTTCCGGCAGCAACACCCGGACGTCAGCCTGGAGTTCAGGACCGAGAGCTCCAGCCGGGCCTGCTTCGACGCGCTGGCCGACAGCAGTCTCGACCTGGCGTGGATCACGCTGGGCGCGCCGGTGCGGGGCATCGAGCAGCGGCCGGTGAGGGAACTGCCGTGGGTTCTGGCGGTACGGGCCGACGACCCGCTCGCGAGACGCCCCTACGTCGACGCCGCCGACCTGTCCGGCCTACGGCTCATTCGCCTGCCCCCGAACTCCACCTCCGCCGCCCATCTGGACGCGGCGTGCGCGGAGTTGGGGGTCAGGTTCGCCTTCGACACGAGCGTGGCCGACTGGGACACGGCGCTGATGCTGGCCGAGCTGGGGCTGGGGCGGGCGGTGGTGCCGGCGTTGCCGGGCCTCGACGTACCGGGCCGGGGGAACGTGCGGCTGGTTCCCGTGCCCGCCCTGCGCCCCCTCTCCGTCGGCTGGGCGGTACGCCGCTGGGACGCGCTGTCGCCGTCGGCGCGGGCGTTCGCGGACACCGTGACGGACACATGTCGCAACGAACTGCCGGTCAGTCCGGCCAGCAGACCCTTCCCTCGGTGA
- a CDS encoding SMI1/KNR4 family protein, producing MPQADEVGAAWERIVGWLHRHAPASAEALRPGASDEEIARLNESLGFEIPDVLEVWLRMNNGSTAKDSEKPIPGGGIARLPHRDSIIFPDGMRFLGCKEIAGRHAEYLHIAGDIGDGDYWKTPWIPIMETSDGPYGILLDTQNPPGSSSLLSFSEGDYPSPYLPSLGAFLQPLADLLESGGAPSVTEGRVCWPD from the coding sequence ATGCCACAGGCCGACGAGGTTGGCGCTGCGTGGGAGCGCATCGTCGGGTGGCTCCACAGGCACGCTCCGGCCAGTGCGGAGGCGCTTCGTCCGGGGGCTTCGGATGAGGAGATCGCGCGCCTGAACGAGAGTCTGGGCTTTGAGATTCCGGACGTTCTCGAGGTCTGGCTCCGCATGAACAACGGCAGTACGGCGAAGGATTCCGAGAAACCCATACCCGGCGGGGGGATCGCCCGCCTCCCGCACCGTGACTCGATCATCTTCCCGGACGGTATGAGGTTCCTCGGCTGCAAGGAAATCGCCGGCCGGCACGCGGAGTATCTGCACATCGCCGGGGACATCGGGGACGGCGACTACTGGAAGACGCCGTGGATCCCGATCATGGAGACGAGTGACGGGCCGTACGGAATCCTTCTGGACACGCAGAACCCTCCTGGCTCCTCCTCCCTCCTGAGCTTCAGCGAGGGCGACTACCCGAGTCCCTACCTGCCGTCCCTCGGTGCGTTCCTCCAGCCCTTGGCCGACCTGCTGGAGTCCGGCGGGGCGCCCTCCGTCACCGAGGGAAGGGTCTGCTGGCCGGACTGA
- a CDS encoding ATP-binding protein has protein sequence MNAEISTPTDELTQRLSATPRGARLARRLTGAQLAEWGHPHDTDVNDTAQHLVAELAANAVTHGRVPGRDFELRLLRLPGNTLRIEVSDARGDRRLRYVDDKDGEHGRGLILVTLLADTWGVTERDVGKTVWAEIGLGR, from the coding sequence GTGAACGCCGAAATCTCCACCCCCACCGACGAACTGACCCAGCGTCTGAGCGCCACTCCGCGAGGCGCTCGCCTGGCCCGCAGACTCACCGGCGCCCAGCTCGCCGAATGGGGGCACCCCCACGACACCGACGTCAACGACACCGCGCAGCACCTCGTCGCCGAGCTCGCCGCCAACGCGGTGACCCATGGCCGCGTACCCGGGAGGGACTTCGAGCTGCGTCTCCTCCGGCTCCCGGGGAACACGCTGCGTATCGAGGTGAGCGACGCGCGAGGCGACCGCCGGCTCCGATACGTCGACGACAAGGACGGCGAACACGGCCGGGGCCTGATCCTCGTCACCCTCCTCGCCGACACCTGGGGCGTCACGGAGCGGGACGTCGGCAAAACGGTGTGGGCCGAGATCGGGCTCGGGCGATGA
- a CDS encoding helix-turn-helix transcriptional regulator translates to MGERRAETPAEADGTAGLFVALGKMVKLLRERKGLTQKEFGELVGYGPDAVSSMERGVRTLRPEVLIKADELLDAGGLLKEVLPEVEEAMAKTRTRHPEWYRSYAGLEAEAVELHFYANHGVPGLLQTEDYARAVFARRRPLLDEETIEKRVADRLSRQQVFERWPSPMVSYVLEEIVLDRPIGGSRVHPDQLRHLLRVGRMRNIEIQVMPSGLEEHPNMDGAFNLLTPKGHGQVAYTEVQGYPRLITDSEEVRKIADRYGIMRAMALSPSESRKLIEQKLEEL, encoded by the coding sequence GTGGGTGAGCGGAGGGCGGAGACGCCTGCGGAGGCCGACGGTACGGCGGGGTTGTTCGTCGCGCTGGGCAAGATGGTGAAGCTTTTGCGGGAGCGGAAGGGGCTCACGCAGAAGGAGTTCGGGGAGCTCGTGGGATACGGCCCGGACGCGGTCTCCTCCATGGAGAGGGGGGTGCGGACACTTCGGCCGGAGGTCCTGATCAAGGCGGACGAACTGCTGGACGCCGGGGGCCTGTTGAAGGAGGTCCTCCCGGAGGTCGAGGAGGCGATGGCAAAGACTCGGACGCGGCATCCGGAGTGGTACCGGAGTTATGCCGGGTTGGAGGCGGAGGCGGTCGAGCTGCACTTCTACGCCAACCATGGGGTGCCGGGCCTGTTGCAGACCGAGGACTACGCGCGGGCCGTGTTCGCCAGACGACGTCCGCTCCTCGACGAGGAGACGATCGAGAAGCGTGTCGCGGACCGGCTCTCCCGCCAACAGGTCTTCGAGCGTTGGCCGTCGCCGATGGTGAGCTACGTCCTCGAAGAGATCGTGCTGGACCGGCCGATCGGCGGGAGCCGCGTACATCCGGACCAGCTTCGACACCTGCTGCGCGTCGGACGTATGCGGAACATCGAGATTCAGGTCATGCCGTCCGGGCTGGAGGAACACCCCAACATGGACGGCGCGTTCAACCTGCTGACGCCCAAGGGACATGGGCAGGTGGCGTACACAGAGGTACAGGGGTACCCCCGATTGATCACCGACTCGGAAGAGGTCAGGAAGATCGCTGACCGCTATGGGATCATGCGAGCGATGGCGCTCTCCCCCTCGGAGTCCCGGAAGTTGATCGAGCAGAAGCTGGAGGAGCTATGA
- a CDS encoding DUF397 domain-containing protein, giving the protein MTVEQLNWFKSSYSGGEGGECLEVAVTPHTIHLRDSKHPAPTLQVTPSAWSAFLVGARK; this is encoded by the coding sequence ATGACCGTCGAGCAGCTCAACTGGTTCAAGTCCAGCTACAGCGGTGGCGAGGGCGGCGAATGCCTCGAAGTCGCCGTCACCCCCCACACCATCCACCTCCGCGACTCCAAGCACCCCGCCCCCACCCTCCAGGTCACCCCGTCCGCCTGGTCCGCCTTTCTCGTCGGCGCCCGGAAGTGA
- a CDS encoding peptide-N4-asparagine amidase, whose amino-acid sequence MRPPTPLRRTAVLLTAVLASLGLAAGTASATTVPVEFGTDYHDPVTAAPPISTPHTKACSVTVAQAQFKDFTPYTGTYTPPTGCGAPGQWSKVVLRMDGNVKGRQYDRLGYLDIGGVQVFRTSTPEPSQDGIDWSVEKDVTEYAKTLSSAQSVDMLIGNVVNDTYTGVLDVKVTLTFYAPGPGRTSSAPDQVIPLSDQDSVTTGASLTVPRNSERILAEVYATGSGGGCEEFWYSATTPSASYSCQGGDDGPYREVQVSVDGKVAGIASPYPNVWTGGWSPYLWSVIPSPTAFDVRPLTFDLTPFAGLLNDGKAHTVDVKVIGVPAGQTGWSAPTNVLVWQDAHKSVVTGAVTSYKKDAPAVGNTFTDGSLRHLVTSGKDHLKVSGYLNTSHGRVTTTVERTLTTAIDHQWTPDENTDDQTGTWTDHQLVTSDGHLSRTDRTYTLDGRATIDSDNRLRVLMSVGDHARSGATRIDDTYQGDATFTLGVAREDRHAVATTSERYRLSAPGTCYDHTLATEQGVLTKDVRDC is encoded by the coding sequence ATGAGACCTCCCACCCCATTGCGGCGGACCGCCGTGCTCCTCACCGCGGTCCTCGCCTCCCTGGGCCTGGCCGCGGGCACGGCGTCCGCCACCACGGTCCCCGTCGAGTTCGGCACCGACTACCACGACCCCGTCACCGCCGCCCCGCCGATCAGCACCCCCCACACCAAGGCGTGTTCGGTCACGGTCGCGCAGGCGCAGTTCAAGGACTTCACGCCGTACACGGGGACGTACACCCCGCCGACCGGCTGCGGGGCCCCGGGGCAGTGGTCGAAGGTCGTGCTGCGGATGGACGGCAACGTGAAGGGGCGGCAGTACGACCGGCTGGGATACCTCGACATCGGCGGGGTGCAGGTGTTCCGGACGTCCACCCCGGAGCCGTCGCAGGACGGGATCGACTGGTCCGTCGAGAAGGACGTCACCGAGTACGCGAAGACGCTGAGCAGCGCGCAGTCCGTCGACATGCTCATCGGCAACGTTGTCAACGACACCTACACGGGCGTGCTGGACGTCAAGGTGACGCTCACCTTCTACGCCCCCGGGCCCGGCCGCACCTCGTCCGCCCCCGACCAGGTCATCCCTCTCAGCGACCAGGACAGCGTCACCACCGGCGCCTCCCTCACCGTCCCCCGCAACTCCGAGCGCATCCTCGCCGAGGTGTACGCGACCGGGTCGGGTGGCGGCTGCGAGGAGTTCTGGTACTCGGCGACCACGCCCTCCGCGTCGTACTCCTGCCAGGGCGGGGACGACGGGCCGTACCGCGAGGTGCAGGTGAGCGTGGACGGGAAGGTCGCGGGGATCGCGTCTCCGTACCCGAACGTGTGGACCGGCGGCTGGTCGCCGTATCTGTGGTCGGTGATTCCGTCCCCGACCGCCTTCGACGTACGTCCGCTCACCTTCGACCTGACCCCGTTCGCGGGCCTCCTCAACGACGGCAAGGCGCACACCGTGGACGTCAAGGTGATCGGAGTGCCGGCCGGGCAGACCGGGTGGAGCGCGCCGACCAACGTCCTGGTGTGGCAGGACGCCCACAAGTCGGTGGTGACGGGGGCTGTGACGTCGTACAAGAAGGACGCTCCCGCAGTGGGCAACACCTTCACCGACGGCTCGTTGCGGCACCTCGTGACCTCTGGCAAGGACCATCTGAAGGTCAGCGGGTATCTGAACACCTCCCACGGCCGGGTCACCACGACCGTCGAGCGGACCCTGACCACGGCGATCGACCACCAGTGGACGCCCGACGAGAACACGGACGACCAGACCGGCACGTGGACCGATCACCAACTCGTCACGTCCGACGGCCACTTGTCCCGCACCGACCGCACCTACACCCTCGACGGCCGCGCCACCATCGACAGCGACAACCGGCTGCGGGTCCTGATGTCCGTGGGTGACCACGCCCGGTCGGGCGCCACCCGCATCGACGACACCTACCAGGGCGACGCCACGTTCACCCTCGGCGTGGCCCGCGAGGACCGGCACGCGGTCGCCACCACGAGCGAGCGGTACCGGCTCAGCGCCCCCGGCACCTGCTACGACCACACGCTCGCGACGGAGCAGGGGGTGCTGACAAAGGACGTACGCGACTGCTGA